A single window of Pyrus communis chromosome 10, drPyrComm1.1, whole genome shotgun sequence DNA harbors:
- the LOC137748801 gene encoding MATH domain and coiled-coil domain-containing protein At3g58370-like isoform X1: MIMMKSKNKEEEEVSGTFTWVIENFSKLKNERHYSDVFTIAGFKWTILAWPKVNEVNSEMHFSMYLCVPSASILESGWTRFAHFSLSVLNQLDSNKTITRATKGSYKEFKEPTSEWGFNSFMLLSELYDETAGYLVNDKCIVEVKVHIPIYQRANGFAESALMEPEMKERGGQEPSHVHSVHTPESSPTPKTPSSEPLTPFQETSGPEQVCTKAIVESLPDPSLVKEVEEIPTKPTGELLEFRGLGLIERAFFPLLEEACSLHPLLIECVRKKNRKVIECALTALGGLLHFLKTTKVKDMNGDTFAHLQSLWEDVRMFRFDLAWLEPHVQSALGMKKFLERARRVKRLREDVEALDNEKKRRSAALAVTEAELEEAKRELAKEEEGFNEKDMDSELGCDQTIGS; the protein is encoded by the exons aTGATCATG ATGAAGAGCAagaacaaggaagaagaagaggtgtCTGGGACATTCACATGGGTGATCGAAAACTTCTCTAAGCTCAAGAACGAAAGGCATTACTCTGACGTTTTCACCATCGCTGGTTTCAAATG GACGATCCTAGCATGGCCGAAGGTCAATGAAGTAAATTCTGAAATGCACTTCTCCATGTACTTGTGTGTCCCAAGTGCTTCAATTCTGGAATCTGGTTGGACTAGATTTGCCCACTTCAGCTTGAGTGTGCTCAATCAACTGGACAGCAACAAGACAATTACAAGGGCTACAAAGG GCTCTTATAAAGAGTTCAAAGAACCCACAAGTGAATGGGGCTTCAATTCATTCATGCTGCTCAGTGAACTTTATGACGAGACTGCAGGTTATCTCGTGAATGATAAATGCATTGTCGAAGTGAAGGTCCATATTCCAATATACCAAAGAGCTAATGGTTTTGCAGAATCTGCACTTATGGAGCCCGAAATGAAAGAGCGTGGTGGGCAGGAACCTTCACATGTGCATTCGGTGCATACTCCAGAATCTTCTCCGACACCTAAGACACCAAGTTCAGAACCGCTGACTCCTTTCCAAGAAACATCAGGTCCTGAACAAGTTTGCACTAAGGCTATTGTTGAAAGCCTTCCTGACCCTTCTCTAGTGAAGGAGGTTGAGGAAATTCCCACCAAGCCAACGGGGGAGCTTTTGGAATTTCGTGGGTTGGGACTAATAGAGAGAGCTTTCTTTCCACTGCTGGAGGAAGCTTGTTCATTGCATCCTTTGTTGATTGAGTGTGTACGTAAGAAGAATCGTAAAGTTATTgaatgtgctttgacagctctCGGAGGGCTCTTGCATTTTCTTAAAACAACAAAGGTAAAGGATATGAATGGGGATACCTTTGCTCACCTTCAAAGTTTATGGGAGGATGTCAGGATGTTCAGATTTGACTTGGCTTGGCTGGAGCCACATGTTCAATCTGCTTTGGGTATGAAGAAGTTTCTGGAAAGGGCAAGGAGAGTGAAGAGGTTGAGAGAAGACGTTGAAGCTTTGGATAATGAGAAGAAGAGGCGGAGTGCTGCCCTTGCTGTCACAGAGGCAGAGCTTGAGGAAGCGAAGAGAGAGTTGGCTAAGGAGGAAGAGGGCTTCAACGAGAAAGATATGGATTCTGAGCTAGGTTGTG ATCAAACAATTGGAAGCTGA
- the LOC137748801 gene encoding MATH domain and coiled-coil domain-containing protein At3g58370-like isoform X2, whose protein sequence is MIMMKSKNKEEEEVSGTFTWVIENFSKLKNERHYSDVFTIAGFKWTILAWPKVNEVNSEMHFSMYLCVPSASILESGWTRFAHFSLSVLNQLDSNKTITRATKGSYKEFKEPTSEWGFNSFMLLSELYDETAESALMEPEMKERGGQEPSHVHSVHTPESSPTPKTPSSEPLTPFQETSGPEQVCTKAIVESLPDPSLVKEVEEIPTKPTGELLEFRGLGLIERAFFPLLEEACSLHPLLIECVRKKNRKVIECALTALGGLLHFLKTTKVKDMNGDTFAHLQSLWEDVRMFRFDLAWLEPHVQSALGMKKFLERARRVKRLREDVEALDNEKKRRSAALAVTEAELEEAKRELAKEEEGFNEKDMDSELGCGELALS, encoded by the exons aTGATCATG ATGAAGAGCAagaacaaggaagaagaagaggtgtCTGGGACATTCACATGGGTGATCGAAAACTTCTCTAAGCTCAAGAACGAAAGGCATTACTCTGACGTTTTCACCATCGCTGGTTTCAAATG GACGATCCTAGCATGGCCGAAGGTCAATGAAGTAAATTCTGAAATGCACTTCTCCATGTACTTGTGTGTCCCAAGTGCTTCAATTCTGGAATCTGGTTGGACTAGATTTGCCCACTTCAGCTTGAGTGTGCTCAATCAACTGGACAGCAACAAGACAATTACAAGGGCTACAAAGG GCTCTTATAAAGAGTTCAAAGAACCCACAAGTGAATGGGGCTTCAATTCATTCATGCTGCTCAGTGAACTTTATGACGAGACTGCAG AATCTGCACTTATGGAGCCCGAAATGAAAGAGCGTGGTGGGCAGGAACCTTCACATGTGCATTCGGTGCATACTCCAGAATCTTCTCCGACACCTAAGACACCAAGTTCAGAACCGCTGACTCCTTTCCAAGAAACATCAGGTCCTGAACAAGTTTGCACTAAGGCTATTGTTGAAAGCCTTCCTGACCCTTCTCTAGTGAAGGAGGTTGAGGAAATTCCCACCAAGCCAACGGGGGAGCTTTTGGAATTTCGTGGGTTGGGACTAATAGAGAGAGCTTTCTTTCCACTGCTGGAGGAAGCTTGTTCATTGCATCCTTTGTTGATTGAGTGTGTACGTAAGAAGAATCGTAAAGTTATTgaatgtgctttgacagctctCGGAGGGCTCTTGCATTTTCTTAAAACAACAAAGGTAAAGGATATGAATGGGGATACCTTTGCTCACCTTCAAAGTTTATGGGAGGATGTCAGGATGTTCAGATTTGACTTGGCTTGGCTGGAGCCACATGTTCAATCTGCTTTGGGTATGAAGAAGTTTCTGGAAAGGGCAAGGAGAGTGAAGAGGTTGAGAGAAGACGTTGAAGCTTTGGATAATGAGAAGAAGAGGCGGAGTGCTGCCCTTGCTGTCACAGAGGCAGAGCTTGAGGAAGCGAAGAGAGAGTTGGCTAAGGAGGAAGAGGGCTTCAACGAGAAAGATATGGATTCTGAGCTAGGTTGTGGTGAGTTGGCCTTATCATAG